The following are encoded in a window of Strigops habroptila isolate Jane chromosome 9, bStrHab1.2.pri, whole genome shotgun sequence genomic DNA:
- the LOC115612877 gene encoding protein FAM162B-like: MLGVLGGVLGRSRELWRGARPVLQPARASGDRAKGAQDAAVQPADPGYKTFQHDRTPTNFDKKVLVWAGRFKREEDIPKHISSELLEAARSNVRIKVCYIMIALSVLGCLAVIITGKEAAKKDQTLLRMNIEKKAKWRAEAEKEQEAAVGKPQ; encoded by the exons atgctgggggtgctggggggggtgctggggcgcAGCCGCGAGCTGTGGCGGGGCGCCCGGCCCGTCCTGCAGCCCGCCAGAGCCAGCGGCGACAGAGCCAAGGGCGCTCAGGACGCGGCCGTGCAGCCGGCTGATCCAG GTTACAAGACGTTCCAACATGACAGAACACCTACAAACTTTGATAAAAAGGTGTTAGTGTGGGCAGGACGCTTTAAGAGGGAGGAGGACATCCCCAAGCACATATC GTCTGAGCTCCTTGAGGCAGCAAGGAGCAATGTCAGGATAAAGGTTTGCTACATCATGATTGCACTGTCCGTGCTGGGCTGTTTGGCCGTGATCATCACAGGCAAAGAA GCTGCTAAAAAGGATCAAACGCTGCTGAGGATGAACatagaaaagaaagccaaatgGAGGGCTGAGGCGGAGaaagagcaggaggcagctgttGGGAAGCCACAATGA